The region TCCATTTTACAGATTTAAAATAGGTTTCTACATAATTTTTAGAATCATCAGTAGAACAATTATCTGCAATATATATTTGAGCTTCAGCTGAATATTTTTCAATTAAGGGTAAAAAATTTTTTAATAATTCAACCCCGTTCCAATTTAAAAGTACAACGGCAACTTGCTTCATTATTTTATTTTTTCGGAAATTTCGTTTTTAGTAAATTCCTTTAAATCCAAATAAAACTCTTCTGCTGTAAAGTTTTTATCGTTTACATAAAAATGCTTTAAAAAAGTTTTGGTAATTTCAGCAGAAATTAATTTAGGATTTTTCTTAACAAATGAAATATATTCTTGCTCGTTTTCAACAAATAATTTTTTGGTAGTAATTTCAAAGGTAGGGTTTTCTACTGTTCCAAAAAGATACATTGTTAAATTATCAGCATACGATTTTTTAGCGTAGTCTATAAATTTAAAATCTTTATGTTGTATAATAAATTTTTCCCAACTTACAATAAGTTCACGTAAGTTTTCTAAGCTAATTTTATCATTTTTAAACTGTAAATCGTATAAAAATTTATGTTCCTTGTATCTTAACTTAAGATATTGTTCAAATTCAGATGAAATTTTATTGTGGAATAAATTATAAAAATATCCTGGTTTTATTTTAAAATCATATTTGGTTGAATCTACTTTTCTAAAATACAAGCCTAATTTATCATAAACTAATTCTTTTCTTAAAATAGTATCGTGTTTTACTTTACCAAATTTATGATAATTTGCAAGTGTATTTGTTTCGGCTGTGCTTATAGAATCAACAATAACAGATAATTTTTTATAATAATCAATAAACAAAGCCTCAGCTTCTTTTTTATTGGCTGTTTTAAGCTTTTGTTTTAAATCTTTTTGTTCTTTTTCTAAATGAATAACCAATTCTTGCGCATTTTTATTTGCAAGCGCATAATCAGGATCAGTTGAATAATAAATTTCTGTAATGGTATCGTTGGTTTGCGTAGTTGGAATCGTTTTTTCATTTTTACACGCAGCAAAAGCTAACGTTAAAAATAAACTTAGATAAATACAGTTTTTAGTCATAGTATATTTTTAAGGTAAATCAGTTAAAAACTGATACTTTTTTTGTTCATAATCTAATTTACAATAATAATGATTTAAACCATTAGTTATCATTAAAAATTGTGCGTTTAAACTTAAATTATATCGGGCAATTTGATCAAATACAGATTGATTTATTGTTACTCCAGGTTCTTTACATTCAACCAATAAAAAAATATTTCCTTTTTCGTTAAAAACAACAATATCATATCTTTTATTCATATTGTTAATTTTAACTATTTTTTCAACATTTATGTACGATTTTGGGTATCCCTTAATATGTATTAAAAAGCGAATAACATGCTGCCGTACCCATTCCTCAGGGGTTAATAAAACATATTTTTTCCTTATCTCATCAAAAATGAACCGTTTATTTTCATTAATTTTGAAACGGAATTCAAACCTGGGAAAATTTAAATCACGCATATTGCAAATTTATTCATTCTCTTTAAAAAACCTTAAATAATCTGTGAAAGTTTATGAATGAACTAAAAAAAATAATTGCTGCTGTAAAAAATAAATCGCTTAAACCTATTTATTTTTTAATGGGCGATGAACCTTATTATATTGATTTACTTAGTGATTATTTTATTAAAAATGTAATTTCGGAAGAAGAAAAATCGTTTAACGAAATTGTATTATACGGCAAAGATGTAACGCCAATGGATGTTATTTCGCAAGCACGACAATTTCCGTTTATGGGCGATAAAATGTTGGTAGTAATTAAAGAAGCACAAGAAATGCATAAAACTATTGACCAATTTACAGATTATTTAAAGGCAATACAAACATCTACCGTTTTAGTTATTTGTTTTAAATACAAAAGTTTAGACAAGCGAAAAGAACTTTACAAAGCTTTATCTAAAAACGAAAATGTTGAAATTTTTGAAAGTTTAAAAGTTAAAGATTATCAATTAGATAATTGGATTAAAACGTATGTTAACGATATTGGTTTAGAGATTGAACCTAAAGCAAGCGCTATGTTAGCCGAATTTTTAGGAAACGATTTAAGTAAAATTGTTAACGAAATTGGTAAAATTCAAATTGTTTTAAAAGAAAATAAAAAGATAACGTCGCAATTAATTGAACAAAATATTGGTATTAGTAAAGATTACAATAATTTTGAATTAATTAAGGCAATTGTAGAAAATAACGAAGCTAAAGCGTTTAAAATTGGGCAATATTTTGCATTAAATTCAAAAAACAATCCGTTAGTTGTAACAATTGCAGTACTTTACAATTTTTTTTCAAAGCTGTTGCAATACCACGGCATTGTATATAAAAACAATGCACAAAACCCAAATGATATTGCCAAGCAAATGGGTGTAAACCCTTATGCATTAAAAGATTATCAAACAGCAAGCAAATTTTTTGCTATGAAAAAAGTAAGTCAAAATATTGCAGTTATCCGTGAAATTGATTTAAAAGGAAAAGGCGTAAATGCAAATTTAAATCACGACGATTTATTAAAAGAATTACTTATAAAAATATTTAGATAAATGAGCTTAAATAAAAACAAAATATTAGGCTGGGCCACTTTAATTATGATTGTAATGGGTTGTGTTTTAATTGGTTTAGCCATTTATAGATATGCCGATGTTGCTGGTTGGGGATTTGCAGCAGTTGGTGTTGGCTTTTTTGCTAATGCTTGGGTTTTTAACGCTTTAAAAGGACGTGTTTAATAGTTATGATAATGCATAACTTTAGTTCCGGACCAAGTATTTTACCTGAAACAGTAATTCAACAAGCTGCAAAAAATGTATTAAATTTTAATAATTCGGGATTATCGCTTATTGAAATTTCTCATCGTGATTTGGCGTTTGTTGAAATTATAAATAGTGCACGTAATTTAGCTTTAGAACTTTTAAATTTAAAAGATAAAGGCTATTCAGCACTTTTTTTACAAGGTGGTGCAAGTTTAGAATTTGTTAGGGTTGCTAGTAATTTAATGTGCCTAAACAAGCGGGCTGGTTACATTAATACTGGAACATGGGCTCAAAACGCTCAAAATGAAGCGAGTTATTTTGGCGAAATTTTAGAAATTGCTTCTTCAAAAGATAAAAATTACAGCTACATTCCTAAAAATATTAATGTGCCAAATAATATTGATTACGTACATTTAACAGCAAATAACACCATTTACGGCACACAATTTAAAAGTTTTCCTAAGGTTAATGTACCGTTGGTTTGTGATATGAGTTCTGATATTTTTTCTAGAGTTTTAGATTTTTCGCAGTTCGACCTAATTTATGCATGCGCACAAAAAAATGTAGGAACTTCAGGTGTAAATTTAGTGGTAATAAAAAATGAAATTCTAAATAATTTGGAACGAAAAATTCCAAACATTATGAGTTATCAAAAACATATTGAAAAAGAAAGTATGTATAACACACCATCTGTTTTTTCGGTTTATGTTAGTTATTTAACGCTAAATTGGATAAAAAATATGGGTGGTATTAAAGCACTTGAAAGTGAAAACAATAAAAAAGCACACTTAATTTATTCAGAAATTGATCGTAACAATTTGTTTTATGGCACTGCAAATACTGAAGACCGATCAACTATGAATGCAGTTTTTTATTTAAAAGATGATCGTTTAGAAACTAAATTCAATAATTTGTGTAAAAACGAAGGTATTTACGGAATTCAAGGACACAGAACGGTTGGTGGTTACCGGGCATCAATGTATAATGCTTTGCCAATATCAAGTGTTGAACATTTAGTAAATGTGATGCAACACTTTGAAAAATCATTATAAAAAAATGCTGCAGTCTAAACTTGCAGCATTTTTTA is a window of Myroides sp. JBRI-B21084 DNA encoding:
- the holA gene encoding DNA polymerase III subunit delta; this encodes MNELKKIIAAVKNKSLKPIYFLMGDEPYYIDLLSDYFIKNVISEEEKSFNEIVLYGKDVTPMDVISQARQFPFMGDKMLVVIKEAQEMHKTIDQFTDYLKAIQTSTVLVICFKYKSLDKRKELYKALSKNENVEIFESLKVKDYQLDNWIKTYVNDIGLEIEPKASAMLAEFLGNDLSKIVNEIGKIQIVLKENKKITSQLIEQNIGISKDYNNFELIKAIVENNEAKAFKIGQYFALNSKNNPLVVTIAVLYNFFSKLLQYHGIVYKNNAQNPNDIAKQMGVNPYALKDYQTASKFFAMKKVSQNIAVIREIDLKGKGVNANLNHDDLLKELLIKIFR
- the serC gene encoding 3-phosphoserine/phosphohydroxythreonine transaminase: MIMHNFSSGPSILPETVIQQAAKNVLNFNNSGLSLIEISHRDLAFVEIINSARNLALELLNLKDKGYSALFLQGGASLEFVRVASNLMCLNKRAGYINTGTWAQNAQNEASYFGEILEIASSKDKNYSYIPKNINVPNNIDYVHLTANNTIYGTQFKSFPKVNVPLVCDMSSDIFSRVLDFSQFDLIYACAQKNVGTSGVNLVVIKNEILNNLERKIPNIMSYQKHIEKESMYNTPSVFSVYVSYLTLNWIKNMGGIKALESENNKKAHLIYSEIDRNNLFYGTANTEDRSTMNAVFYLKDDRLETKFNNLCKNEGIYGIQGHRTVGGYRASMYNALPISSVEHLVNVMQHFEKSL
- a CDS encoding type I restriction enzyme HsdR N-terminal domain-containing protein; its protein translation is MRDLNFPRFEFRFKINENKRFIFDEIRKKYVLLTPEEWVRQHVIRFLIHIKGYPKSYINVEKIVKINNMNKRYDIVVFNEKGNIFLLVECKEPGVTINQSVFDQIARYNLSLNAQFLMITNGLNHYYCKLDYEQKKYQFLTDLP
- a CDS encoding CAL67264 family membrane protein; this translates as MSLNKNKILGWATLIMIVMGCVLIGLAIYRYADVAGWGFAAVGVGFFANAWVFNALKGRV